A genomic stretch from Longimicrobium sp. includes:
- a CDS encoding MmcQ/YjbR family DNA-binding protein — protein sequence MSEQPLDRVRRICLALPEAQEQVAWGEPTWRVRKKLFAMFAGNHHNDGRIALWCNAPLGVQEHLVREQPDTYFVPPYVGVKGWIGIVIGRATDAEIESLVAQAYCMVAPKKLQALVEG from the coding sequence ATGAGCGAGCAACCGCTGGACCGGGTGCGGCGGATCTGCCTGGCGTTGCCCGAGGCGCAGGAGCAGGTCGCGTGGGGCGAGCCGACGTGGCGCGTGCGCAAGAAGCTCTTCGCCATGTTCGCGGGCAACCACCACAACGACGGCCGCATCGCGCTGTGGTGCAACGCGCCGCTGGGCGTGCAGGAGCATCTCGTCCGTGAGCAGCCGGACACGTACTTCGTGCCGCCCTACGTCGGCGTGAAGGGGTGGATCGGCATCGTCATCGGCCGCGCCACCGACGCGGAGATCGAGTCGCTGGTGGCGCAGGCGTACTGCATGGTCGCGCCGAAGAAGCTGCAGGCGCTGGTGGAAGGCTGA
- a CDS encoding dihydrofolate reductase family protein, translating to MARVRVHNFTISLDGYGAGPLQTREDPLGVGGEALHEWFIPTRAFQRINGKTGGTTGFDDDIAARFGEGVGAWIMGRNMFGPIRGPWPDDGWRGWWGKNPPYHGPVFVLTHHGRPPIEMEGGTVFHFVTGGIREALERATAAAEGKDVQIGGGVATIRQGLEARLIDELHVAIAPMLLGSGEHLLHGLDLTALGYECTTHVPTAAATHVVLTRRR from the coding sequence ATGGCTCGTGTACGCGTGCACAACTTCACGATCTCGCTCGACGGCTATGGCGCAGGCCCGCTCCAGACTCGCGAGGATCCCCTCGGCGTGGGGGGTGAGGCTCTGCACGAATGGTTCATCCCGACCCGCGCGTTCCAGCGCATCAATGGCAAAACCGGCGGCACCACCGGCTTCGATGACGACATCGCGGCGCGTTTTGGGGAGGGCGTCGGCGCGTGGATCATGGGACGCAACATGTTCGGCCCGATTCGTGGACCCTGGCCCGATGATGGCTGGCGCGGCTGGTGGGGGAAGAACCCGCCGTATCACGGCCCCGTGTTCGTGCTGACGCATCACGGCCGCCCGCCGATCGAGATGGAAGGCGGCACGGTGTTCCACTTCGTCACGGGCGGCATCCGCGAGGCGCTGGAGCGGGCGACGGCGGCCGCCGAGGGAAAAGACGTGCAGATCGGCGGCGGCGTGGCGACGATCCGCCAGGGCCTCGAAGCGAGGCTGATCGACGAGCTGCACGTGGCGATTGCGCCGATGTTGCTCGGGTCCGGCGAGCATCTCCTGCACGGCCTCGATCTCACGGCCCTGGGCTATGAGTGCACCACCCATGTGCCCACTGCCGCCGCAACCCATGTCGTGCTCACGAGACGTCGGTGA
- a CDS encoding nucleotidyltransferase domain-containing protein, with the protein MMATSTLFSSAAFERLVLFYLVNPDAAPHLRDLQRQLRVGMRSLQAELARLEDRRLVRMERSRNRTVYRMNQSNAGWNALRMMVRNFGDPAEVVRVALATVPNVVAAFVFGSTARGEATGESDVDVLVVGDGIPRGELGRCAQESSAVIGRDVNIARYTPEEFAADLARGDPFLGRVMSGPRTWLAGDRQTLEALAG; encoded by the coding sequence ATGATGGCTACGTCGACGCTGTTCAGCTCGGCCGCGTTCGAGCGGCTCGTGCTGTTCTACCTGGTGAACCCCGACGCGGCGCCGCACCTGCGCGACCTGCAGCGGCAGCTGCGCGTGGGGATGCGTTCGCTCCAGGCGGAGCTCGCCCGGCTGGAGGACCGCCGGCTCGTTCGCATGGAGCGGAGCCGCAACCGCACCGTGTACCGGATGAACCAGTCGAACGCCGGCTGGAACGCGCTCCGCATGATGGTCCGCAACTTCGGTGATCCGGCCGAGGTCGTGCGCGTGGCGCTGGCGACCGTGCCGAACGTCGTCGCGGCGTTCGTGTTCGGCTCCACCGCGCGCGGCGAGGCGACCGGGGAGAGCGACGTGGACGTGCTGGTGGTGGGAGACGGCATCCCGCGCGGCGAGCTGGGCCGGTGCGCGCAGGAGAGCTCCGCGGTGATCGGGCGAGATGTGAACATCGCACGCTACACTCCGGAGGAGTTCGCCGCCGATCTCGCGCGCGGCGATCCCTTTCTGGGCCGGGTGATGAGCGGCCCCAGGACGTGGTTGGCGGGTGATCGGCAAACGCTGGAGGCGCTGGCCGGGTGA
- a CDS encoding GNAT family N-acetyltransferase has translation MTGIRLRPVAASDLDTFFEHQCDPVALRVGTLTSRDRSEFDTHWARILADPLGILRTVESEGAVVGYVGSFVREGLREVAYWYGREHWGKGIATAALRELVAEVHERPLFARVTVDHTASRRVLEKVGFFIEARESTVESSGDEAEEFLLRLD, from the coding sequence ATGACCGGCATTCGGCTGCGACCTGTTGCGGCCTCGGATCTCGACACGTTCTTCGAGCACCAGTGTGATCCGGTCGCTCTTCGCGTGGGCACGCTCACGTCGCGCGACCGCTCCGAGTTCGACACCCACTGGGCAAGGATTCTCGCGGATCCTCTCGGGATCCTCCGCACCGTCGAGAGCGAGGGCGCCGTGGTCGGGTACGTCGGCAGCTTCGTTCGGGAGGGTCTGCGCGAGGTCGCATACTGGTACGGGCGGGAGCACTGGGGGAAGGGCATCGCGACCGCTGCGCTACGAGAGCTCGTCGCCGAGGTGCACGAGCGGCCGCTCTTTGCCCGGGTGACCGTGGACCATACGGCCTCCCGCCGCGTGCTCGAGAAGGTTGGCTTCTTCATCGAGGCGAGGGAGTCCACGGTCGAGAGTTCCGGAGACGAGGCCGAAGAGTTCCTGCTGCGGCTGGACTGA